The Acidimicrobiales bacterium genome segment TCAGCAGGCGCACCCGGCTGCGCCAGCCGGCGGCGGCGCCACTGGCGACGCGGTCGTCGAGAAGGCGGGCCAGGTCGTAGGGCCGGCCCACCAGGACGCTCGGGCGCAGCCGGGCCGCGTCGGCCACGGTGGGGACGGGCGGCACGAAGACGGCGGACACACCGAGGCGCATGGCGCCCAGGACGACCTGCCAGTACGGCAGGTGCGGCCCGGCGGGGAGGAACCCGAGGACGACGTCGTCGCCGCGCACGCCCGTGGCCGTCAGCCAGCGGGCGGACAACGAGCCCAGGCGCTCGACGTCGGCCGCCGACGAGCCGATGGGCACCCCGTCCTGGACCAGCCAGTGCACGGGTTTGTAGGCCCGCTCCATCGCCGCCGCGCCCTTGCTGCGGCGCGGCAGGCGGGGCCGCAGGACGAGCGCGCCGGGGTCGGTGATGTCGGCCAGTGCGATCGGGGCCATACGGGCGAGGTCGTCGGCCGACTTGAGGCGCCCGCCCCCGAGGGCCTCGGCCAGGCGCTGGCGCAGCGGCGGCGCATGCAGGGCCACGTCGTGCACCAGGTACTCGACCAGCTGCCTGTCGCTGCCCGCCGCCACGAGGGCGGACCCTACCCGGCCCGTGCCGGCGGCCGGGGGCCGTGGCGCCCGCCGGTAGCGTGCGGCGGTGACCGGCGACGCCCGACCGCCTGCATGAGCCAGCTCCGCCTCGACCCCCTGACCGGGCGCTGGGTGGTGGTGAGCACCAACCGGTCGGGGCGCATGCAGGCGTTCCCGGCCGGCGCCCCGCCGGTCCCCGCCGACGGCGAGCGGCCGTGCCCGTTCTGCCCCGGCAACGAGGAGGAGACCCTCCCCGCCCTGGTCACCCACGACGCGGGCGGCGCGTGGCTGGTGCGGGTCGTGCCCAACCGGTACCCGGCGTTCGAGGGAACGGCGCCCATGGTGGTGAGCCACCTGGGGCCGGTGTTCACCCAGGCCCCCGGGAGCGGCGTCCACGAGGTGCTGGTCCTCTCGCCCCACCACGGCCAGGGGTGGGCCGACCTGCCCGACGACCAGGTCGACCTCGTCATGGAGGCGATCGTCGGGCGGGTGGCGGCGCACGCCGGAACCCCCGGGCTCCGCTACAGCCAGGCCATCGTGAACCTCGGCCGGGAGGCCGGGGCCTCGGTCGACCACCCGCACGCCCAACTGCTGGGGATGCCCTTCGTGCCCCGCGAGCTGGCCGACGAGCAGGCGGGGTTCGCC includes the following:
- a CDS encoding DUF4921 family protein, with the translated sequence MSQLRLDPLTGRWVVVSTNRSGRMQAFPAGAPPVPADGERPCPFCPGNEEETLPALVTHDAGGAWLVRVVPNRYPAFEGTAPMVVSHLGPVFTQAPGSGVHEVLVLSPHHGQGWADLPDDQVDLVMEAIVGRVAAHAGTPGLRYSQAIVNLGREAGASVDHPHAQLLGMPFVPRELADEQAGFARFEGSCLLCTTAAAEAAEGHRLVTAADDVVVLCPFWSAAPYEMLVVPEPHGAHVHRSGAATVTAVGRALRDALGRLRACVGEVPYNLVFHSAPYRAAGAFHWHVHVVPKLTTPAGFEFGTGVMVNVVAPEAAAADLTAARP